A stretch of DNA from Juglans microcarpa x Juglans regia isolate MS1-56 chromosome 5D, Jm3101_v1.0, whole genome shotgun sequence:
aatacacaaataaaaatacattaactaGTTGGAATTGAGACACCTTCCTTTTATGAATGACCAATGTATCATACATGAGTCGGTGAAATTGGTGTATAAGGCTTGGGTGGCCTTTTATCTTCCTCTTTGTCCATCACGCTATTTCATTTGAGTTTTTAAATcgacattacaagaaaaaaaaaattaatccaacATTAGTTATCATAATATTGAATCAATCAAGATtgaaagcaaaaatgaaaaacttgaaaagctttgaaaataatatcatttcctGACTTCAGTCTTTGTCATATAAAGCATTGCAAAGAACTTCAAATGTTCCCAATATCTTAGTTCACTATTTCATGTTTCTACAATCTATCATCCATTTGTGGGTCCATGATAAGAAGTGAATCTTGATTCCCACCCTTCCTAGCAAGTATCTAGTTAAGCTTTCCTTCttgagtggggctactatgccgccccactcaTACCGCTGGGCTTACTGCCCagcgttattttttttttcttttcatatttttttaatatatttaaatacttttaaaaaataaaaaaaatacaccaatacacttaaaatcactttcttaatcattaagtaaaaaaaaaaatgcaagcgGTCAACTTGGGCagtaagagtggggcggcagACTATCATTTCCCTTCCTTCTTTAGCTTGATGAAAACCTAGGTTCAAACACAACTAATGCTATGTGGGTTTAAGCTTTCCTTCTGCACGGTATCTTTATGCAGGCGTAGACTCCTTATTCTTTTACTTAAATACTTCTCAAAGTTTCTAAAAAGAAGTTACATAGAAAGAAACAAACTCCACAACTATGATTTGTactaacccaaaaaaaatacaaaaacaaaactgaCACCACAACATAACTCCCAagatatttattatcatttggATCTTTTCTTCGCCATTCCTAGTCTTACAGGAATGCTATGTTTTACACGGTCTAGCCTCCAACTCCACAGGTTTAAAGCAGTAAAATGAGAATAAATCAGGTCAAGGGTTTTTAAACCCGTTAGACTGGAAATCAGATCAAGGGTCATCGTCTAAACAACACCCAAAGAATTAATAACACAAACTACTTTAAGATATAACAGGATTATCAAACTCAAAAGCAGTAAATCGGAATgcgggtgacctcctgggaacaGCACAATGTAGAGGTGGAAGGCGGACGGCTGACAGGACGCTGCACGCGGACGACGTCAGACGGCACGCGGAGAAGAGCGGCAGGACGCAGGAACCGAGCGGGGAGGAGCAGGGGCGAGACGGAGGGAGAGAAATTTGAAATGGAGCATTTGGGGGAGAAAGTCGGATTGAGTTTTTAGTAAAACGCATGCGTTTTACtgtagaattaaaaaaaaaaaaattacatgtcgGTAGTGTGGTGTTGGTTACTGTAGTGGCTTAAGTGTAGAAGAGCTCTTTGGCTTATATGgcttgtggttttttttttttttttatgttcttcaGTGAAATCATTTAGAAACGTTACCATCGTTTTTTAATCTCCAGATCCTTCTAATCTCTCAATCTGGGACTGATTTATGTCGAAAGATCTTGGTTCAAATATCTCTACAAAAGTTGTCTAAATTTTCGTAGGATTTTATGGTAATTTTGTCAACTCCTTGATTATTTTCATAGCAGGATCATCTAcagagatgaaataatttggtTTGCTATTAAACAAACTATTCTACTAACAAGATTAGACTGAATTCTTTCAATTATAGGACCACTGCTAAAATGGGGGAATCAATCCCTTGTTTGAAAAGTACCATAATTCCTATTTGGATTAGGCTGATGTGAATACAACTTGTTTTAGAGTATTGAAGAACTGTTCTTATCGATATTCATTTTTTGGTGGGTTTGTTGAAAAACTGTGATTACCAGTATTTAAGAACTGTATTTATCGGTATTGAAGAACTCTAATTATACATGAAGGATTGGGTAAGAAAgttgtttcttcttttaatcCACTAGAAGATGGTTTATTTCTCCTGTGTATATGTTTTTGGAACCAAAATCATTAGTACCAAATTCTTCTGGGTCTAATGGCTcttctattttgtgttttcttgaaAATGGTACTTGCTCTTCACTTTTGCTTTGATCATTATCATTTCCACACATCACGTTGGCTTTTTGTGAGGTGTTTGAAGATTGATTATCTTTGTCATCTTCAAACAATAGTATGATGTTTTCCTTAAAGTGTGTTAGAAGGTCTTCATATTCAAGAAAAGTGTTCATTGTTTTGCTAAttatttcattcatttctttaattGAGAGTTGTTAGTCTTAATAATATTTCTCCAATAGTCTAAATTTTTTAACGTTTCCATACTCAACTGTAATTATAGTCGTCTTTTGCTGAAGGACCATAGTAGCTTCTGTGCCATAGAATAAACAAGGGATTTTTGAAATCACCAGGATTATTCATGCCATCATGAAGATTTACAATCTATATCCTTTGTCTTCTAATTTATCATATgataaaaaagattattatcGATGGGAACTATGCGCTATCTTGAGTGACTTTTGTTTCAACAGGTCACACTGGAACAAGACATGAACAACACTAGATTTCACAATATGTACAAAATAATCCAAGTTTCCTAAGTTACAAGCCTGCAACAAACAATATGCATCAGTTGTAGCAGATTTTTGCACATCACATATACACATCCCAAAGGTCTTAAAGCCATACTCATTTAAGAGGGAAGAACTGATCATTCTGTCATGGAACAAGAAGTATCTTCCCAATATGCTTGCTACTTTCCATAAGCCGGTGAGCCTCTGCCGCTTCAGATAATGGGAAGGATTTGTAGACCACAGGTGTGACCTTTCCTGCGATGATAGCAGGCCAAACATTCTTCTCCACCTCATTAATGATCGTTGCTTTTTTTTCTGGACTTCTGTATCGCAAGCGAGAAGCTGCATTCACAAAACACATATTCAATCAAAGACTATAATTCTCTCTgcattactttgaaaaaatggaCAGCACAAATGGAGTTGACATTCTAAGAAACATTTAAATCATCATGGCAGCTCTTACCATGAAACATGGAATTTCCAGCGAGTTTACTATTGGAGAAGGAAACTAGAAAGACAGAGAAATGATTTCAGAAGCACTTTTCATTGATTAAAGGATGCAGTCGTAGGGAAAACAATCATCAATAACCTCAAACTTCCAAAAGAATATTCTAATGAAACAGAGACAAATGACTGTACGGATGTATGGGCCTAAAGTTTTTTGTAAGGGTCTCAGTTAAATGGTTGAAATAATGTGCAAAGCCTTTTTGCGATTCTTGAATCAAAGACGAGTGGGTGGATCAAATATGAGATCCATTTATTTGTTTCAATATTGGGTCACTTCTAACTTACGTGGGGAAATaatgggggggtgggggggagagGTACCTCTTTTACCCAGGAACATGCTTCAAGGCAGAGTTATTAATAAAGGTAGGCAGAATGTTTAGTTTTCATTCTATTGCTCAACTCGTAATGGAATGAAGAACAAAATAAGCAAACCTTTAAACGGTATTTCAAGAATGGGAAAGATGAAAGCTCATCCAAACTCCAAAAACTACAAACTGAAACTCAATATTAATGAATACTGTTGTAATACCTTTCACTGTGAGACACCTAGCAAGCAAACTGCTAAGATTTACTTCTGTAACTGCCCCACCCATCATGCTGATAAGAAGAAGCCTCCCACCAACATTTAAGCTGTCAAGGTTTTGCTGAAAATAGGCTGCTCCAATATGATCCAGAATAACATCAACACCTGCCATTGATTACTCATGAAGTTGGCATTACTCCCCACCAACCactagaaaaatagaaaaacatatatataccaTACTCCTTCAAACATTGAGAGATGGTGGGATATTGTTAAATGAAGCATATATGATTGATCAAAGCTGCAGCATACCTTTCCCTTCTGTTTCTTGCTTCACCCGGACAACAAAGTCCTCGGTCTTGTAATTGATACACACATCAGCTCCAAGATCCTTACAAACAGCTAGTTTTTCTTCACTCCCTGGTGATCAAGATCTGAAATATATGAATACATGGATACTGAGTTTATGTAATGAGACGAGCGTGTTGTTGGACCTGCTGTGACAAACACTTGTGCTCCTTGGTATTTAGCTATCTGAATTGCAAAGGTACCAATACCACTGGAGCCCCCATGGACCTGAAATTTAAGTTCTCAATTCATAATTAAGTGATGAATTGAGACTAGACTGGAATATGAATGACACTGATTTGAATAGGCTATATATCATGTAAATTGGTTTTTCTCAATATCTACCACAACCACAACCACAGTAACAGTGAATCCCTAAGGTACCTACCTACACTATAGTAAGATATTTCAGCTTTGTTTAATTTAGATATTTCAGGACTTTCATTAATTCTACTGGTCAACTCGTGAATAAGGCATATTAATTAAGTGTTGCTTCAATTTGAACAATTGCCATTACAATATCTTTtcgtttccatttttttcttttggcttttACCTATTCAATCTTCTAAATATAGGTAAGCAAGGATGTGAAGgtgtttttttataggtaataattaataaagatattgaaaaagaatagCTGTTCCCCGCCTTAAGAGTTAGAAATTACCAATGGAGCTGAAATCCCAACAAATAATCTGAAACCCCAGCGAATGAaatagcacaaaggctatccacTGCAAGGCTCCAAAGAAAAATATGGAAGTGACTGATCCAATGGCAAGTGAAATGCCGCACTGATAATACATTCCAGGTGGGAAGAAGAGGACTCAAAAGGAAACCCTAGAGAGAACTGTATGTCTTGATTTTGCACAGCTATGACTCGAAACGCTTCCATTGTTTAGTGCGGAAGGCGATCTTAAGGGCCGCGCATAGAGATAGTTTAAAAGCATAGGAGAAAGTTAGAAAAAACCTCAGGGCAGAAACCCTAAAAGACTGCTGGGTAGCAACAGGGGAAGGGGAATGAGGTATGAAGGtataattttgtcaaaaacGTTAAATGTAAAATTGTAGTTATTTGAGTTGCAATAAATGATTGAGTACATAGAGATCAGTAATTATCAAGAATGTTCCTTCCAAGTGATTACACCAATGCCATCATAGTAAGATAGTAACATAACTAGTCATATACCATAGCAGATGCCAACAAATGTAAGATCCTAACCAATGCAAGCTCCACTAAATTATCGAGAATCGGAAAACAGATTAGGCTAAGTGCTTACCAAGAATGTTTCCCCCGCAGATAGCCGATTTATCATAAAAACAGTGGACCAAACAGTACACGCCACCTCAGGGAGACTAGCAGCATCCTCCAAAGAAACTCCGGGTGGGATAGGAAGAACTTGTGTAGCTGGAACAGCCACTTTCTCAGCATATCCTCCCCCATTGAGAAGAGCGCACACCTAGTATTACGTACCAAGAATTATGCATCTCTATTATGTGTAATACAAATTTTGCACAGTTACAAAAGTCTGTGAAAAGGGGGGAAAACATTGTCAAAACAACAGTTATGCCCAACTACTTCCGAATGCAACTACAAGACACCCGTCTTTGTATCGTTTCAAACACTTGAAGAGTAATCTTTTACATTATGAACTGTTACGATAGTTATTTCCAAAAACAAAGCTTCGGTAAATTAAACTCGAACAGAAAAAGCACTTGAAAGACAACTCTTCCTTAACACGAGAACTGATAATGTTACAGAAAGAAGGCACATTGAAATGTCCTCTGTTGGATGGAGCCCAACACATCTTGTCTTCACCTACTCTCCTCATTCCAGtggaatattaaataaataaataaataaataaactcacTGAATGCATCAATCTACCAACATCAATCTACCAATCTTGTGCAGCTCTGATGAAGTTCACGTTCCACCGAATACCGAAGACATCTTCCAATTATCTGCCACAGAAGCATCCTCAACATGGGCCACACTATACACAACAGGGATTGCTTCCTTAGGGGCCCTATCACCACACCACAGATCATACCAGAAACGTATCATGATCTATCACCCACGTCAAATCTGATATGGTTAAACCTCCTCTTCCTTTTCTAATGTTCTTCCATAGACCTACTCTATACAGCCCTTGGACCTCATTTGTAATCCATCTACCCACAAGCCTCGATATTGGAAACAACCACTTCTCTCCTCATAGCATCTGTCTTGTTTTAATAGCACCATAGCCACTTTCCCAAAAGTGCACAATTGAATCGAGGCAGATTATAAAACCCCAACTCCCTTCAAAAATCAGAGAACAAAtcttttcctaattttttttctaagtaaaaatattatatatatcaataggagtaaccaagtacactagatgtatacaagaaaacacctaacccatactagagagctcctaatgacccaaaaagcacatgaaaattagaaatctatctgaaatacaccaagcccgaattgGAATAGAACACACCTCCCTATCCCCAACCGCTTGTTTCCCATAAGACTAATACTCCTCCTGAAACTCCCTCAACGAGGACGTCTTCATAAAGCCCTCCCTTTAGGCTTCCCTTGACTTGAGCTACCTCCCTTAGCGtcatagttgattgcccaaAAAAGACGCTTTAACttcctgcttttcttaaaacttgatttggtttcaagcgagtggcccacctcaatcgcagtgagtagtgctttaaattggtcttcgcATCCTCCATATGAAAGTCTCACAAtatgctgaatctcgttaactttatgCAGAACCCAATCCAATGGTGAACCCGATATATTGTTTATCGGAGAGAGAGAAACTAGGGGAACAACATTATCCCCAGACACAGATCccaactgcactcccgactctagacATTCCACCTCACAAAGCACCAACGacaaacccataaaaaaatccCCCTAACCGCCCTAAAGAAAATTCCATTGTATCTTCTCAATATGCTTAGCAACACGAAAGGGAAGTGGGAAAAGAAACATGAAATAAGTGGGCAGGTTAAAAAGAGTTCTCTTGATCAAAGTGATCCTACCCCTTTGGACATATATAATCTCTTCCATTTGTCGAATTGACGTTCAATAtttataatctcatctcaatgcTATTAATAACTTCAACCACCATCATTTCATTATTCCATGATTGTGATTTTAAGTTATTGGCAGAAAGACAAGTAAGAAATTGCAAATATTCTTACTTTAATTTTCTACACAGTTAATAAATTGCAGAACTCTTGTATTTGATACCCTGAAGCCAACGGGGTTTCTAAAATAACTACAAAAATCTAGAAGCCTAGACTTCTAAAGCCA
This window harbors:
- the LOC121265791 gene encoding quinone oxidoreductase PIG3-like, with amino-acid sequence MKAIVISAPGGPEVLHLREVGDPALRDEDVLINVAAAALNRADTFRRNGSHPPPPAGASPYPGIECSGTILAVGKNVSRWKIGDQIMIRFWYDLWCGDRAPKEAIPVVYSVAHVEDASVADNWKMSSVCALLNGGGYAEKVAVPATQVLPIPPGVSLEDAASLPEVACTVWSTVFMINRLSAGETFLVHGGSSGIGTFAIQIAKYQGAQVFVTAGSEEKLAVCKDLGADVCINYKTEDFVVRVKQETEGKGVDVILDHIGAAYFQQNLDSLNVGGRLLLISMMGGAVTEVNLSSLLARCLTVKASRLRYRSPEKKATIINEVEKNVWPAIIAGKVTPVVYKSFPLSEAAEAHRLMESSKHIGKILLVP